A genomic window from Ascaphus truei isolate aAscTru1 chromosome 1, aAscTru1.hap1, whole genome shotgun sequence includes:
- the LOC142463409 gene encoding uncharacterized protein LOC142463409 — protein sequence MEQVSSPGSASSTLLEEHHGDEDDEYDEDDATEETEIQSCDHEEVPIETVVPPNRPSTSTYDAIVASEGKIVDAENRRHSDMMTVLERMIGLQEETVSQLAHLHRVFIEVPKQLQKINTSFEALVVQQTQANYWRMTNVPQFNTSQPGSVHAGQFSPHSSDIHSPGPNVTGQVADIAVQVPDDILPLPSVQIQQQTPTKEATKTKQDTHETDQPSLVQCLPTCSHVSLGTSPVREQSLPKSPVGESLPKSPVGESLPKSPVAL from the exons atggaacaagtgtcttcacctgggtcagccagctcaacactactagaag aacatcatggtgatgaggatgatgagtatgatgaggatgacgccacagaagagactgaaatacaatcatgtgaccatgaagaggtgccaatagaaactgttgtaccgccaaatcgtccatcaacttccacatacgatgcaattgtagcttcagagggaaaaatagtggacgcagaaaatcgtcgccattcagacatgatgacagtgctggaaaggatgattggactgcaggaagaaacagtatcacaattggcacatctccacagagtcttcattgaagtgcctaaacagttgcaaaaaatcaacacctcattcgaagcattagttgttcagcaaacacaagctaattactggagaatgactaatgtaccacaattcaacacctcccagccaggatctgttcatgcaggtcagttttcaccacattcatctgatattcattcaccaggcccaaatgttaccggtcaagtagcagacattgctgtgcaggttcctgatgacatcctaccgctgccatctgtacaaattcagcagcagacacctacaaaggaggcgacaaaaacaaaacaagacacacatgaaacagaccaaccatcacttgtgcagtgtctaccaacttgctcacatgtgtcactgggcacaagccctgtccgtgaacagtcactacccaaaagccctgtaggtgagtcgctgcccaaaagccctgtaggtgaatcgctgcccaaaagccctgtag ccctgtag